One Setaria viridis chromosome 5, Setaria_viridis_v4.0, whole genome shotgun sequence genomic region harbors:
- the LOC117859024 gene encoding uncharacterized protein: protein MSGAQGAHPVGRTTPTTYESVGGGENRTRTDLRSREDQGAIQIEKVQDKVDDAAGRGVDQGTFGAKKEGRNADADAGATGTGTGA from the coding sequence ATGTCGGGAGCGCAGGGCGCGCACCCGGTCGGCcggacgacgccgacgacgtaCGAGTCGGTGGGCGGCGGGGAGAACCGCACGCGCACGGACCTGCGGTCGCGGGAGGACCAGGGCGCCATCCAGATCGAGAAGGTGCAGGACAAGGTCGACGACGCCGCGGGGCgtggagtggatcaagggaccTTCGGCGCCAAGAAGGAGGGCCgcaacgccgacgccgacgccggggCCACGGGCACCGGCACAGGCGCGTGA
- the LOC117857800 gene encoding cytosolic isocitrate dehydrogenase [NADP], translating into MAFEKIKVANPIVEMDGDEMTRVFWQSIKDKLIFPFVDLDIKYYDLGILHRDATDDKVTVEAAEATLKYNVAIKCATITPDETRVKEFNLKHMWKSPNGTIRNIINGTVFREPIICKNVPRLVPGWTKPICIGRHAFGDQYRATDAVLKGPGKLKLVFEGKEEQIDLEVFNFTGAGGVALSMYNTDESIRAFAAASMTTAYEKKWPLYLSTKNTILKKYDGRFKDIFQEVYEADWKSKFEAAGIWYEHRLIDDMVAYALKSEGGYVWACKNYDGDVQSDFLAQGFGSLGLMTSVLVCPDGKTIEAEAAHGTVTRHFRVHQKGGETSTNSIASIFAWTRGLAHRAKLDDNARLLDFALKLEAACVGTVESGKMTKDLALLVHGSANVTRSHYLNTEEFIEAVAAELRSRLAAN; encoded by the exons GCGATGAGATGACCAGGGTATTCTGGCAGTCTATCAAGGATAAG CTTATCTTCCCATTTGTGGACCTGGACATCAAGTACTATGACTTGGGTATTCTACACCGTGATGCAACTGATGACAAGGTCACAGTGGAGGCTGCAGAGGCTACTCTCAA GTACAATGTGGCTATTAAGTGTGCTACCATTACTCCAG ATGAAACTCGGGTTAAGGAGTTCAACCTGAAGCACATGTGGAAGAGCCCAAATGGCACAATTAGGAACATTATAAATG GCACTGTCTTCAGAGAGCCAATTATATGCAAAAATGTTCCAAGGCTTGTTCCAG GATGGACTAAGCCCATTTGCATTGGAAGGCATGCCTTCGGTGATCAGTACCGGGCTACTGATGCAGTTCTAAAGGGGCCTGGGAAGCTCAAGCTAGTGTTTG AGGGAAAGGAAGAGCAGATTGATCTGGAGGTGTTCAACTTCACTGGTGCTGGAGGAGTTGCCTTGTCTATGTACAACACTGATGAG TCAATTCGAGCTTTTGCTGCGGCTTCTATGACAACTGCTTATGAGAAGAAATGGCCACTCTACCTTAGCACCAAAAACACAATCCTGAAGAAATACGATGGCAG GTTTAAGGACATCTTCCAGGAGGTCTACGAAGCAGACTGGAAATCCAAATTCGAGGCTGCTGGAATATG GTACGAGCATCGTCTGATTGATGACATGGTTGCGTATGCGCTTAAGAGTGAAGGAGGCTATGTGTGGGCTTGCAAGAACTACGATGGAGATGTGCAGAGTGATTTCTTGGCTCAAG GTTTTGGCTCGCTGGGTTTAATGACATCAGTGTTG GTGTGCCCTGATGGAAAAACCATTGAAGCTGAGGCTGCTCATGGCACTGTTACCCGCCATTTCCGTGTTCACCAGAAAGGAGGTGAAACCAGTACGAACAGCATTGCTTCAATCTTTGCTTGGACAAGAGGACTTGCACACAG GGCAAAGCTCGATGACAATGCTAGGCTACTCGACTTTGCGCTCAAACTCGAGGCTGCCTGCGTTGGAACTGTGGAGTCTGGGAAGATGACAAAAGATCTGGCACTTCTTGTTCATGGATCTGCCAA CGTCACGAGAAGCCATTACTTGAACACTGAAGAGTTCATTGAGGCTGTTGCTGCCGAGCTCCGATCAAGACTGGCTGCCAATTGA
- the LOC117857948 gene encoding membrane-bound transcription factor site-2 protease homolog isoform X2 has translation MISGAGRGSRRGRAPASLLTSTSTRRTERSVSCWYCDCKIYAFNDTLFSLGSKYARFMRAWFSIGVYFSVIALVGISLMLLWESIGVFYFRSGCLSAWLKNLLTSGHSISIMDTTIIIMSTILSIAFHEFGHAIAAASEGVEIEYVAIFVAVLFPGAFVALNYDRLLNLPLFSMLRIYCAGIWHNVVLCAVCVLMTLSLPAVLYPLYVSGDGLMVTGISQTSPLSEHLSAHDVILSVDGLKITRIDEWIKILNQDTTAKSNGPEFLEGSQRYVATSSGKGYCVPESWMDASKNLWHIRDKLPCPDELIAFEKAISNGSAILTEKTGRGSDQKEVEGKYCLIAKDVVKLRKCGNGWQRTEDDGISRACFEDEYCLVPVLTPGFSWIEVSYAKPYSLGCLQRGGNLSSSSHPANNDLGQSPCEGSFVYVGDLLSAARSVRLSPYQPRWTLLFLADIPYILGNGLSSLLHASAALAVVNCLPVYFLDGEAILEASLSYLALFSRRQQRKILKVCQLVCTVLSVITFSRIFYSTTLYYGFV, from the exons ATGATCAGCGGCGCAGGCCGCGGCAGCCGACGGGGGCGCGCCCCTGCATCCCTGCTCACGAGCACCTCCACCCGCCGCACCGAGCGCTCCGTCTCCTGCTG GTACTGTGACTGCAAGATATATGCCTTCAATGACACCCTGTTCAGTTTGGGGTCGAAATATGCTAG ATTCATGAGAGCATGGTTTTCCATAGGCGTTTATTTCTCTGTCATCGCTTTAGTCGGTATATCCTTG ATGCTATTGTGGGAGTCAATTGGTGTGTTTTATTTCAGGAGTGGATGTCTTAGTGCCTGGTTAAAGAACCTACTG ACTTCAGGGCACAGCATATCTATTATGGATACCACAATCATCATAATGTCAACAATCTTGTCTATTGCTTTTCATGAATTCGGACACGCCATTGCAGCAGCAAG TGAGGGAGTAGAGATTGAGTATGTTGCCATATTTGTTGCTGTACTTTTTCCTGGGGCATTTGTTGCTCTGAACTATGACCGACTGTTGAATCTGCCTCTCTTTTCGATGCTCCGGATTTATTGTGCAGGAATTTGGCATAATGTTGTG CTCTGTGCAGTATGTGTGCTGATGACATTATCACTTCCGGCGGTGTTATATCCTCTTTATGTGAGTGGTGATGGCCTTATG GTCACGGGAATCTCACAAACATCTCCTCTGTCAGAACACTTGTCTGCTCATGATGTTATCCTCTCTGTGGATGGTCTGAAAATAACAAGAATTGATGAGTGGATCAAGATTCTGAACCAAGATACTACAGCAAAATCCAATGGTCCTGAGTTCCTTGAAGGCTCTCAGAGATATGTTGCCACTAGTTCTGGCAAGGGTTATTGTGTGCCTGAGTCATGGATGGATGCAAGCAAAAATCTCTGGCATATAAGAGACAAGCTGCCTTGCCCAGATGAATTGATAGCCTTTGAAAAAGCTATCTCTAATGGCTCAGCCATTTTAACCGAGAAGACCGGCAGAGGTAGTGACCAGAAGGAAGTTGAGGGAAAATATTGCTTAATTGCAAAAGATGTAGTAAAGCTCAGAAAATGTGGAAATGGGTGGCAGAGAACTGAAGATGACGGAATTAGTCGTGCATGTTTTGAG GATGAGTACTGCTTGGTACCTGTTCTGACCCCAGGCTTTTCATGGATTGAGGTCTCCTATGCCAAGCCATACTCTTTGGGATGTTTACAAAGAGGAGGAAAtttgtcatcatcatcacatcctGCAAATAATGACCTTGGACAGAGTCCTTGTGAGGGATCTTTTGTTTATGTGGGTGATCTGTTATCAGCAGCACGTTCTGTTAGGTTATCCCCCTACCAGCCTCGATGGACACTCCTTTTCCTTGCAGATATCCCATATATCCTGGGAAATGGTTTAAGTAGTTTGCTTCATGCGTCTGCAGCATTGGCTGTAGTCAATTGCCTACCG GTGTATTTTCTGGATGGAGAAGCAATTTTGGAGGCTAGCTTAAGCTACTTAGCTTTGTTTTCCCGAAGACAGCAACGCAAAATTCTGAAAGTTTGCCAGCTTGTGTGTACAGTTTTATCAGTTATTACGTTCTCAAGGATTTTTTATTCCACAACACTGTATTATGGTTTTGTATGA
- the LOC117857950 gene encoding actin-related protein 2/3 complex subunit 2A, whose protein sequence is MILLQSPSRFLLQILQDRVLSGEKGMDIDCHTVEFDDVRYHIQFSMRNPKVMVLSVALPLPPPEAILYDGLPLGAIEAIKAAYGPVVQILDPPKDGFDLTMKINLTKLPPDEEQRNAILTQIASVREVVLGAPLKVLLKHLASKTVAPNVDKLVALVHRPNESFFLAPQADKVTIVYPMRFQDSIDIVLATSFLQEFVEARRTAALNNVPSCMWSPAPPLELKGVPADALNANAGFVTFVVYPRHVEGKKLDRTVWNLLTFHAYVSYHVKCSEGFMHTRMRRRVESLIQALDRAKSDAEKLKKLVHGASFNRLSLKNEGN, encoded by the exons atgatatTGCTCCAGTCCCCGTCGAGGTTCCTGCTCCAGATCCTGCAGGACCGCGTCCTCAG CGGCGAAAAGGGCATGGACATCGACTGCCACACGGTGGAGTTCGACGATGTGCGGTATCATATCCAG ttTTCTATGAGGAATCCAAAGGTAATGGTGCTATCGGTTGCTTTGCCGCTCCCACCTCCTGAAGCGATTCTGTATGATGGGCTTCCACTTGGTGCCATTGAGGCTATAAAGGCTGCTTATGGGCCGGTTGTGCAAATTCTTGATCCTCCAAAGGATGGATTTGATCTTACGATGAAGATAAACTTGACAAAGCTTCCGCCAGATGAAG AACAAAGAAATGCTATCTTGACACAAATTGCATCTGTTAGAGAGGTTGTGCTGGGTGCACCACTGAAGGTTCTGCTGAAACATTTAGCCTCGAAGACAGTAGCTCCTAATGTTGACAAGCTTGTTGCTCTTGTTCACCGTCCTAATGAATCCTTTTTCCTCGCTCCCCAG GCAGATAAAGTTACTATTGTGTACCCAATGAGATTTCAGGATTCCATTGATATTGTTTTAGCAACTTCCTTCCTGCAG GAATTTGTGGAGGCAAGACGAACTGCCGCACTTAATAATGTTCCTTCTTGTATGTGGTCTCCGGCACCTCCCCTTGAGTTAAAAGGGGTACCTGCTGATGCACTGAATGCGAATGCTGGCTTTGTTACTTTTG TTGTATACCCTCGGCATGTTGAGGGTAAAAAGCTAGACAGAACAGTTTGGAATTTGTTAACATTTCATGCTTATGTAAGCTATCATGTAAAG TGTTCTGAAGGATTCATGCATACTAGGATGAGGCGCAGGGTTGAGTCGCTGATCCAG GCTTTGGACCGAGCGAAGTCTGATGCAGAGAAGCTGAAGAAGTTGGTGCATGGCGCATCTTTCAATAGACTG AGCCTGAAGAATGAAGGGAATTGA
- the LOC117857948 gene encoding membrane-bound transcription factor site-2 protease homolog isoform X1, with translation MISGAGRGSRRGRAPASLLTSTSTRRTERSVSCWFVNCTVSSLAISLLVKLDLNCILLRYCDCKIYAFNDTLFSLGSKYARFMRAWFSIGVYFSVIALVGISLMLLWESIGVFYFRSGCLSAWLKNLLTSGHSISIMDTTIIIMSTILSIAFHEFGHAIAAASEGVEIEYVAIFVAVLFPGAFVALNYDRLLNLPLFSMLRIYCAGIWHNVVLCAVCVLMTLSLPAVLYPLYVSGDGLMVTGISQTSPLSEHLSAHDVILSVDGLKITRIDEWIKILNQDTTAKSNGPEFLEGSQRYVATSSGKGYCVPESWMDASKNLWHIRDKLPCPDELIAFEKAISNGSAILTEKTGRGSDQKEVEGKYCLIAKDVVKLRKCGNGWQRTEDDGISRACFEDEYCLVPVLTPGFSWIEVSYAKPYSLGCLQRGGNLSSSSHPANNDLGQSPCEGSFVYVGDLLSAARSVRLSPYQPRWTLLFLADIPYILGNGLSSLLHASAALAVVNCLPVYFLDGEAILEASLSYLALFSRRQQRKILKVCQLVCTVLSVITFSRIFYSTTLYYGFV, from the exons ATGATCAGCGGCGCAGGCCGCGGCAGCCGACGGGGGCGCGCCCCTGCATCCCTGCTCACGAGCACCTCCACCCGCCGCACCGAGCGCTCCGTCTCCTGCTGGTTCGTGAACTGCACGGTCTCTTCTCTCGCGATCTCTCTACTCGTGAAGCTCGATCTAAATTGCATCCTTCTTAG GTACTGTGACTGCAAGATATATGCCTTCAATGACACCCTGTTCAGTTTGGGGTCGAAATATGCTAG ATTCATGAGAGCATGGTTTTCCATAGGCGTTTATTTCTCTGTCATCGCTTTAGTCGGTATATCCTTG ATGCTATTGTGGGAGTCAATTGGTGTGTTTTATTTCAGGAGTGGATGTCTTAGTGCCTGGTTAAAGAACCTACTG ACTTCAGGGCACAGCATATCTATTATGGATACCACAATCATCATAATGTCAACAATCTTGTCTATTGCTTTTCATGAATTCGGACACGCCATTGCAGCAGCAAG TGAGGGAGTAGAGATTGAGTATGTTGCCATATTTGTTGCTGTACTTTTTCCTGGGGCATTTGTTGCTCTGAACTATGACCGACTGTTGAATCTGCCTCTCTTTTCGATGCTCCGGATTTATTGTGCAGGAATTTGGCATAATGTTGTG CTCTGTGCAGTATGTGTGCTGATGACATTATCACTTCCGGCGGTGTTATATCCTCTTTATGTGAGTGGTGATGGCCTTATG GTCACGGGAATCTCACAAACATCTCCTCTGTCAGAACACTTGTCTGCTCATGATGTTATCCTCTCTGTGGATGGTCTGAAAATAACAAGAATTGATGAGTGGATCAAGATTCTGAACCAAGATACTACAGCAAAATCCAATGGTCCTGAGTTCCTTGAAGGCTCTCAGAGATATGTTGCCACTAGTTCTGGCAAGGGTTATTGTGTGCCTGAGTCATGGATGGATGCAAGCAAAAATCTCTGGCATATAAGAGACAAGCTGCCTTGCCCAGATGAATTGATAGCCTTTGAAAAAGCTATCTCTAATGGCTCAGCCATTTTAACCGAGAAGACCGGCAGAGGTAGTGACCAGAAGGAAGTTGAGGGAAAATATTGCTTAATTGCAAAAGATGTAGTAAAGCTCAGAAAATGTGGAAATGGGTGGCAGAGAACTGAAGATGACGGAATTAGTCGTGCATGTTTTGAG GATGAGTACTGCTTGGTACCTGTTCTGACCCCAGGCTTTTCATGGATTGAGGTCTCCTATGCCAAGCCATACTCTTTGGGATGTTTACAAAGAGGAGGAAAtttgtcatcatcatcacatcctGCAAATAATGACCTTGGACAGAGTCCTTGTGAGGGATCTTTTGTTTATGTGGGTGATCTGTTATCAGCAGCACGTTCTGTTAGGTTATCCCCCTACCAGCCTCGATGGACACTCCTTTTCCTTGCAGATATCCCATATATCCTGGGAAATGGTTTAAGTAGTTTGCTTCATGCGTCTGCAGCATTGGCTGTAGTCAATTGCCTACCG GTGTATTTTCTGGATGGAGAAGCAATTTTGGAGGCTAGCTTAAGCTACTTAGCTTTGTTTTCCCGAAGACAGCAACGCAAAATTCTGAAAGTTTGCCAGCTTGTGTGTACAGTTTTATCAGTTATTACGTTCTCAAGGATTTTTTATTCCACAACACTGTATTATGGTTTTGTATGA